TAAGGaatctttttctgtttttcaacaAAGTTCTTTGTAACTTCTTCTGCTTTTCGTCCTTTTGCTTTTCCTATATATACTCTTATAGTCtactttcatctccaacaccatCAAACTTCAACCCTTCTCCTACCCACTCAAGAACTTCAAACCTTGCTTTCATATCCATTGGCAAGGTTTTGAGGCTAAATACATATCAATGGGAGTTGGAGATTACTTGTCTGATCTAATGGGCACTGGTAGTGGAAGCCGCCAACACAGCAGCAATAGCAGAAAGCAATTGCAGACCGTAGAGCTGAGGGTGACGATGGATTGTGATGGCTGTGTGCTCAAGGTTAAGAAAACTCTCTCTTCGTTAGATGGTAAAGTAACGTTTTTTCCCTCTGTTTTGTTCTTATACTTAGCTTCTATTAACGTATATGATGAAGGTAAAAAGTGGTGTAAGTGCAGGAGTAGAATCAGTGGAGATAAACAGGAAACAGCAGAAAGTGACGGTGACTGGTTATGTGGAAGCAAACAAGGTGCTAAAGAAGGCGAAGTCAATAGGGAAGAAGGCTGAGATATGGCCTTACGTGCCTTACAGCATGGTGGCAAATCCTTATACTGTTCAAGCTTATGACAGGAAGGCTCCTCCGGGTTACGTGAGGAGAGTGGACAACTCTGCCACCATTGGAACAGTGACAACTTATGGAGATCCATACACCACCATGTTCAGTGATGAAAACCCAAATGCATGTTCCATCATCTAGAAACTGGACAGAGACAGAGACAGAGAGATTATGTTATAAACAAGTGCTCTTTTACTGTTTTTCACACGGCACTgtatattttcaacttttaaatataGTTTGCTTTAGTTTCAATCTTATATATGGTGTGTAGTAATGTGAAGAGATGTTCTTGTGATCCTTTGTTTTTGTTAACTATTTTGTTTCAGTCAATACACTGAACCGTACTTTGTGGTAGTTTTGCAGCGCGTTGTCTTTGATTGACGTTGGTTGTTACTTGTTTAAGGAGGCAACCTTAGCTTTTTTTTTGCAGGCATACGGGAAAAGAGTAATagtattatgatatatttttatctttatttaacaATAGAGTATAAGAATAAAATggtaattttgtatttaaaaaaaaaagaaaaagaaaaataaataaaaatattgacatttaaatgtaaaaaagttaggtatgtcaaaataatattttttacatgaaaaCTGAAGCTGGATGCAGCAGATTCCTGACATGTGGAATCACAAATTTGCATTTCTGAGAAATACAACCTTAtgaacttgtttttttatttcccAGTAAAGTTAGTTTGTGCTATAATTAGTAAAActgattttgaatgaaaataagaatattatttataattgtcaaaattgatttcaaatataattGATGATGATATTGGAAGTCTCGTCTGATAATAAGagaagtttataatatataaatatgaatataaattttattttataaatccatattatttattaatgcaTAATACACTCTTTCGTGATGAATAGTTTTTATCTAggaataatttttctattattgtCCTTTTGAATAACTCTTTGAACATTCAACATCTTCATAATTACGATAATTATTTTCCAAGTTTTCTTTGAcaatatagggttaaatatgtttttagtccctaaactattggccgtttctgattttcgtccctctttcaaagtaaggtacgatttggtcctcaatctttaaaaaacgttcgttttagtcctcaaaattttgtttttagtcctcgttttagtcctcaaaacgttcgttttttcgactaaaacgaacgttttttaaagattaaggaccaaatcgtaccttactttgaaagaggaacgaaaaccagaaacggccaatagtttagggactaaaaacatatttaacccgaCAATATATCACAAATTTGTAGAGAAATGCAGTCACTagaataacatatttaaaaaaaatgaaattttgtagTCATGTAATAATGTGACATCTCACTAAAACAAGAATACACTAAAGTAcataaaacataatacaaaGAGTAAAATTATGTATTAGTAAATTAACTTGCCAAGTCAAACctcactaaaaacaaaaatgtcttttattagaaaacatggaaattttaaagaaaataaaaaacatataaaataaattgagtttAAGCTAAGTCCAAAACTTCATCTCGTCAtgaaaacttaatttattttatatcatgaGTTgtctaattatataatatacCTTTAGAGTTACATGATAAAATCACAGTGATGTCTATCAAGTTCAAATACactgaaagataaaatatatcataaaatgataaaaatgtgcttttatatctcaacaacaaataacataAACAAGACATTACTAAAAATTTAttccatttgttttttttttggacgAAATTAAATAacgataataaaaaatattaagaagtaaaAGTTTGGAGATGGttttagaaagaaataaaaataagacaaagTTTGTTGTATAAGTAGTAGTAAGAGGGATATTCCGTACACCATCCCACGTTCTCTTTTTACtatcacatttttaaaatttgaaaactatcttttatattttaaaaaatcatacacttccatttcttttttttaacggatgttgacatccgttgaagaaaaaattcctCAACGAATTTTGACATTCGTTGAAGGATTTTTTAAGCTTTCAACGAATGTTGAAATCCgttgaaattttcaaaaaatccTTTAATGAATGTCGaaatttgttgaagaaattttCCTTCAACGAATATCGaaatccattaaaaaaaatttcaaaatccatttaaaaaattttcaaaaattttaaggGATTTCGAAATTAGTTAAAGAAGGTTATTTTTTGTATATGATGGTACAATGAGCAATGTGgagtggtgtagggagtaaccctttTATAGTAATAGCTTTAGTATTAGAAGAGATTCTATGGTGGCTGGTAGTTAATgggagtgtttcatcctacaccttcAACATCTCATCTGTACCTccaaaaattctatttttaaccTTCTGACCTGTACttccaacttttttaaaaatttcatttttaattttaataaatatctttttattttcatctctttccaattaaaaacactttaataaatatcattttattttattctctttaataAGGCATTCTACAccgtaataataatatattttaatttaaaatttaagtattatttaatataattttatattttaataattattaaaatatgatttatattataataatattaatattaaaaataataaaaataaaaataataaaaataaaaatagtataaaatttgatttaatatattcaaatatattaaattatattaaaatattaaaataagttaaataattattaaactttaaataaaaacaaaattttttaaaagtttgtttATCAGATATCAAAATcagttttgttatttatttaaaatttaatcaatatttaatttaattaaaaattataatattattttatatttttattatttaataattattaaaatatgatttatttttttataataattttattaaaaaataaaactaagagtatctatgaaataaaaataatattaaaaatcacatttactatatttaaatatattaaattatatcaaaatattaaattaaattaaataattattaaaatttaaataaaaagcaaaattttagaaacataTGTTAATCAGATATAGAGatctaataaatttatgatCGGGTATGGATATCCGATAAATTTATGATCGGATAGGATATccgataaataaatttttctaaaattttgattttatttaaaatttaataattatttaatttaatttaatattttaatataatttaatataatttaatatatttaaatatattaaatgtgatttttaatattatttttattttcattatttttattcttattttagttattattatttttattttttaataaaactattataaaaatataaatcatattttaataattattaaagtataaaaatataataaataatgctataatttttaattaaattttaaataaaaaacaaaactgattttcgataataagtttttgaaaatttttgtttttatttacaatttaataattatttaatttattttaatattttaatataatttaatatatttgaatatattaagtcaaatgttatattattattattttatttttatttttatttttattattttattattatttttttaatataactattattataatataaatcatattttaataattattaaaatataaaattatattaaataatatttaaattttaaattaaattagaattattattaagatggtgtagagtgtttttaataagaaagagaagaaaataaaaagatatttattaaaatgtctttaataaaaaagagaagaaagttaaaaataaaattttaaaaaagttggagATACATATGTcagaagattaaaaataaaatatttggaaaTACAGATGAGATGTTGAAAATGTAGAAaatgtaggatgaaacactggGGCTAAAAAGTGGACTATGCCCAATAGGAAATCATTAACAAACAAACCCAGCTAAACCCCCTTCTTCTCTACTGTGAACTATTTCTCGCTGACTCCGGCGAGATCCGTTTCACATATCCGGCGTCACTTTCCGTCATGGACTCGGAATCTGAAGTCCCTGATTCTCAACCGCACCCTCTCTCGAGCCAAACTGTGGACGCGTGTCACGACATGAATTCCCTTGAAGACCTCGCGAACCGCGGCGCGTGGCGTTCAGTCATCGACAAGGTCTCCCGCGCCCGCGCCCTGTCTCTCCTCCACAAGCCCCACGACCACCTCACATACCTCGCCTTCAACGCCCTCGCATTCACAAAACTGCGTCGTTTCAACGAAGCCTCGGCGGAGCTGGATTCCCTCGAAGACCTCGATAGTTCCCACTACCGCTACGAAACCTACCCCAAAATCTACCCTAACCGGGTGGGATCGATGGTCCCTTTCTCCCTCCGGTGGCTCCACGCCCTAATTCCAATCAAACTAGGGCAACGTCAGCAGGGAATGGATCGCTTCTACACACTCCTTGACTTCGTGCGCGGGAAGATCAGGGAAAAGGGGGAAAACAACAACCTCGGCGTCTCCCTTAAACTTTGGCGTAAACGAGAGGTTTTTGTCGTGAATTGCATCATAGGGCACCATTTGAGTCAGAAAGAGTTCGGCGTGTGTTTGAGTTTGATGAAGGAGCTTCTCTCTCGCGATGATGGTTCGGACCCTTTGTTGGTTTCGCAACTTGGGTATATGCAGTTGCAGATTGGGGACTTGGAGGGTGCGAAAGTTTCTTTTTTGAAGGTGGAGAGTGAGGGAAAGAACAATGGGTCGTTGAGCGAGGTTGAGTTTAAGAACCTTGTGAATAGGAACAAGGCGTTGGTGTATTTGGTTGGTAAGGATTATGTCTCGGCGGTGAGAGAGTACGAAGAGTGCATTGAGAGGGACAGCGCGGATGTCGTGGCTGTGAATAACAAGGCTCTGTGTTTGATGTATCTTAGGGACTTGTCGGATTCTATTAAGGTGTTGGAGAGTGCTCTTGAGAGAGTTCCCACGGTGGCTCTCAATGAGACGCTTGTTGTCAATTTGTGTAGTATGTATGAATTAGCGTATGTTAATCACTCTGATATTAAGAGAACGCTTAGTAATTGGATTGCTCGTGTTGCACCTGATGATTTTGATGCATCTTGTACTCGTACATGAGGTAAGTAGTTACTTTCGCTTTGCTTTTGACTTGTATTCTTCTAATGTATCACCGATctgttttctcttttcattGGACAAAACTTAAATACACTTTCATTGGTATTTGGGTGCAATCTTCATTATAATTGGAGTTATGTTTCGGTAATTTTTGTTGACATTTGATGCAATCTTTTATTATACCAATTATCGAGTCAAAACTTCAGTTCTGATTGGAGAATAGTACCAATAGTATCTACGAAACGACATTTAAGTTCTGTGCCGTTTAATTTATAGGATGCAATGCTAGATGCTACATTTCTTTGTTTGCATAACTTTCAACAATTTCTTTGGCCTGTCTGTGTGTGTCTTGTTGATGGATTTGGATTTtcatgaataataattaattgcaTCTCGATGTAATTGAAGTATCCTGTACTGAGCTGCGGGTTAATTTTGCAGTATCTTCACCTTTCTCATCCTTCGTTTTCTTCCGAAGCCTAGTATAAGTGTGATTCCActtggtttttctttttggtttgtcGTGAGGGATGCAAAATAACCATCTCAGCTCAATGATACCTAGGTTTCCGAATATCATGGTCAGTGCATTAAACTCCGAGCTTCCTGTTGTCCCGAGTTTGTCTGTCAGTCTGTATGCAGCAAAGGCTTCTAGAATGTCATAGTTAGGGAGGGGGCCTTTGGATGTAGATCTCCATGGATTCTTTTGAGTTTTTATCTTTGGTTATTTTCTTGTGGTGGAACTTTCATGAGGCAAATAGGTGATTTCTGGTTAAGGAACGGCATCATGGGTTGGCTCCAATACCAAATTTCCTCGTCTCTCTTGAGTGATTGTGTTAGATGAAGTCACATCTTTCGATTGGTGCTTTGGAGATGCACTTGGAAGATGAACAATCTTTAGTTTTCTGATGTTACTTTCAGCATTGGTGCTTGTTTTTGTCAATGGTAGTCGTATCAGCATTTTAGGAGTTACCTGTGAGTATAAcataccttttcttttttctaaatggACCGGACTGGCTGGTCAGATTGATGAATTGATCAGGTAACCAGTTCAGCAAACTGGTATAAAACCtgttattaaaaaatactattgaaatttcaatttacttatgttaacattttatttaaacttttatatgtattttaatagTTAGTTatctataaatttaatatatttgttcaaTCTCGGTTCAATGGTCGGTCTATTtgtaaaatcagaaaaaaaaatgctccTCCTTGTCATCTTTTATGCGTCattaaagatgttttttttaGAGCATCTCCTTTGTAGGAGTCATTATGTGAAGTTTTAATGTGGATTCTACTGTCACATCACTTTTACAATCTTACTGCAATTTTTACACAAATAAAACCTGCGCTCTCAGTAATGTTTTATTTGGTTGTTGACAGAAATATATATTTCGGAGGAGAAACttaaattttcattcttatgatctagacttttattttttatgccaTGTCAACGTACTCCAATGGGGAGATCTTATAAGACCCAGGTCTTAATCTTATGATCTAGTGTATGCCTGCAATGGAGATGTtcttagaaataaataaatataataaatcttCTTgatcttaattaaatatttataaaaaaatttgttttacctttttttttttcgtttctaCATTAGAACAACTGTTTATATGTGAATTAATTAAATGGCAGCTGGAAAGTATGAGTATGATTGATTGAGCAGTTACTGATGtcattataaactttataaatgGTAGTTAAATCTTTCAAAAATCAAACCTTTAGAAATAAACACTTACAAGACAAAAGCGGTGGTGGTTGACTTTATTTTCTGTTGAAAAGAGCGGATTAGTGCCTTTTTGAAGGCTGCAAGATTCTTCATTCTTACTCTGAGTAGAAGATAATTGTAATAGAATGCACAGAAATTGCTAGAGAAATCaatttaaagatttatttttaatacatttggAGGAAATGTTCTTATTTCTGGTTGATCTATTTATATGCAGAAATAGTGGAGGTGTGGTGTGTTTGTTTAAAATTCCTAGAAATGCCACTCGCCAGCATGACGAAGGAAGAATCACTGGTAATTGCTGCTCAACCATTCGACAGTGAATTCATCCCTGCTGGTCATGTATGGGACATCCAGTAGGTTGCCTGGTGAATGAATAGGTACAAATATGGACTAAAGTAATTAGGTCTGTCTGGTTCACACATCTTGTTCAGCTGTATTCCTAACCTGACAGCGTAAAAATTCTATACATATGAGAGACTAATGATTATAACAAAACTCTTGCATTAcattcattcaattcatcaagGTCATTGTATTGTTGTAGTGTTGGTTTCTTCATCACATAATCCTGCCCCCAAAAGGAAGAGttctgtattttagttttgCTTATCCCTGTTGACTCTACTTCAAGTCTGCAGATTGATATTTGCATATGGTTTTTATTTCCTCATCGGACCTCGCTGCTGTTTATTGAATATGATTGgtagaaaatgagataaaaatgtAATCCCAAATTCTTGTGCAATTGACGTGTGTTCTCATTTGATTATGTTACATTTTAAGACTATTATATATATCTCAACACTTAAAGAATGAATTTGGTCATTTGGGATGGGTCGATTAGAGTGGTTTATATTAAAGTCAAAATGGTATATTACTGAAAGGTACTTGTCCCTCACAAAATCTTCAAACAGTTTGAAATTCTATTAGAAGAGTACATGAATGTCTGATTATGAACCGAGTAGTATTACTGCCTTTTGTGAAAGATGCTGATAAAGAAAAACTGCCTTTTTGAAAGATGCCTGTGCGAATCGACAGAAAGGTAATCGATAGAAGCAAGATAAATCAGTGAATTTACGTTATTACTAAATTTCATGGGATTTCATGGGTCATATGATTCCCGAATATATAACCTATAAAACGTAAATTTATCTTGATAAAACTTATCGAAGTGAAATGCTATAATATTCCAAATCGTGGACTATTCCTGTACATCCTTTTCACTCGCAACACGAtcggccaaaaaaaaaaatatggaagcGAAGAACGTGCTGACCTCGGTTTGATTGTCGTTGAATTGATGAAGAATCCTGAATATTGGATTTCTGgttgataaaaaattatgatcTTCCACTGTATCTGAATCTCATCTCTCTACCCGCTATTATCAAACTACGGGTAATTGAAGTATgcttgaattagaaaaaaattattctttttcttgaccAAGAGATTTCGAACTAATAATGATCGATAGATTAAAACAACTTCATTCATTCGCTTCCAAATGGTTATTGTTCTTCTCATCTCAAGCCCGAAACCAGAACATAAGAGAAatcaacaatttttaaataaatattattatactaCCACATCGTCCACCGactttttccttaaaaaaaaccTTGCCACCTACTacagtttatttatattttgaggTTTTCCCTGTAGGTTGATGAAGTTGAAATAGATCTTGTCAACCAGCACAAACAAGAAAGTATTTGCTTAAGTATTGAAGAAAAAGACATGCTTATCTGAGCTCTGCTTCTTATTGCACTAAGTCAACTCTATATCTCCAACCCCATCTTCCTTTCTCTGCCTCTTTTTACTTAAATACTTTCATTCTTTACTTGGTGTTTTAACTTTGCGTAGATTCTTCTTATTTGCCTATCCAACTGCACTTGCGATTTCCATGGCTAATGCGCTTCATATCGCTGCCATGTCTTGTGGTTTTCCATCCCTATCCACTCTTAGGTTACTTCAATATCCTTGAGTCGTTATTCTTCAGCATCGCTTGTTGCTAATGCTTTTATTGCCTTTGTAGAACCATGCATAAAGATAAACACGTTGAGCTGAAAAGAATGGCTGTGGCGATTAAGGCAAAGTCTAATAGCGATTTTGATGACTCGGGCGTTGATATTTCTTTGAGTCACAGAGTTGATGCAGTGAAGCCTTCCAAAACTCTGGCCATATGTGATCACGCCACTGCTCTTTCACAATCTGGAGTTCCTGTTATACGCTTATTTTTTGGAGAATCTGATTTTGACACTCCTGCTGTAATAGCCGAGGTGATTTCTCTGTAAATTTCACTCTCTTAAGTTGACAATATAAGtgtttattcttcttttcattttgtcccttttctttttgtatgtGTTGTATATTCATGATCATGAGATGTATGGGAATGATAGGCTGGAATGAACGCAATTCGTGACGGTTATACCAGATATACCCCCAATGCTGGGACGTTAGAATTGCGCCAAGCAATATGTCACAAGCTAAAAGGTTACTTCAGAATTCAGATGATTTGcgtgtttgtgttttttatttatgattatattatgtgaGGTTTGGAGTTTGATAACGTGACTGGACTGTTTCTGCAGAGGAGAATGGAATTATACATTCTCCTGATCAGATTGTGGTCAGTAATGGAGCCAAACAAAGTATTGTTCAAGCAGTGCTTGCAGTTTGTTCCCCAGGAGACGAGGTTTGAAACAGCTTTCTACTTACTACAAGCATCTAGAATTGGTTATGCTACCGAGTTATTTTAAAGTCAAAGAAAATTGTCTAATCCATTTAAAATCTGGGaacaaaattgagttaaacagCTTATGAAACTTCAGAAGTGCTCTCCTTTTGAGGCTTTATTCTTATTGACATGGCTTCTTTTGTTCAAATTATTCTGCAACTAGacattcattttcttattctagaatatttttatcttccaaGTTGTATTTCTCCGTTTTTCAAACTCAATATGATTGTCATATATTCGAGGCCCCGCAAACCTTATTCTCACCATTATGCAAGTTAAAATTTAGTCCATATTGTGCACCTgtttccatttataaaattacttcTATTGTGGTTTTAGAAGACTTAAATATATGTTATCCTTTTGCAAACTATGGAGGCTTTCAT
This sequence is a window from Vigna angularis cultivar LongXiaoDou No.4 chromosome 2, ASM1680809v1, whole genome shotgun sequence. Protein-coding genes within it:
- the LOC108328586 gene encoding heavy metal-associated isoprenylated plant protein 23 — its product is MGVGDYLSDLMGTGSGSRQHSSNSRKQLQTVELRVTMDCDGCVLKVKKTLSSLDGVESVEINRKQQKVTVTGYVEANKVLKKAKSIGKKAEIWPYVPYSMVANPYTVQAYDRKAPPGYVRRVDNSATIGTVTTYGDPYTTMFSDENPNACSII
- the LOC108329764 gene encoding uncharacterized protein LOC108329764, which codes for MDSESEVPDSQPHPLSSQTVDACHDMNSLEDLANRGAWRSVIDKVSRARALSLLHKPHDHLTYLAFNALAFTKLRRFNEASAELDSLEDLDSSHYRYETYPKIYPNRVGSMVPFSLRWLHALIPIKLGQRQQGMDRFYTLLDFVRGKIREKGENNNLGVSLKLWRKREVFVVNCIIGHHLSQKEFGVCLSLMKELLSRDDGSDPLLVSQLGYMQLQIGDLEGAKVSFLKVESEGKNNGSLSEVEFKNLVNRNKALVYLVGKDYVSAVREYEECIERDSADVVAVNNKALCLMYLRDLSDSIKVLESALERVPTVALNETLVVNLCSMYELAYVNHSDIKRTLSNWIARVAPDDFDASCTRT